The proteins below come from a single Dryobates pubescens isolate bDryPub1 chromosome 16, bDryPub1.pri, whole genome shotgun sequence genomic window:
- the LOC104303998 gene encoding lateral signaling target protein 2 homolog, which translates to MLPAALRRWLRRPKRSDPHLLSQFFFADERVTQVVAEINRLDAELDPQQYLVLLNQLHLSQAHLLAVLEQIMEECIPTQRHSRDYLVKFPEELLVGNLGNHMLFAAECLLAGTFLEVEEADGAQLRPQARKLLSSLELVRTVLREQSLNQPSSYPEPVQAVLVQFDRLFAEFELSYVSSMVVVKSPEEIYRQQEIIVLFCETVGRALRLGYLTQEMIDGYEPLLMFTIPRLAIISGLLIYPEGPLSLERSPDQMSRVFSPFYNLLKKIRDLLQVLSAKELYLLERSLCTAEMDPCDLATPPAWGADVAREEPSAPWGLLKVTHATPALPSGTPGVGDDAGTTWQWSPQPFGSSLGLDATPGARCLELRSRYSSTKDMLHTLFVCISGVADQLQTNFASDLRSILKTVFKIIASQTEPSEEPNASRAHHLPEWVPDSTCSQCSACRSPFTLLRRRHHCRSCGKIFCARCSPHAVALPHYGQLKPVRVCTHCYAAHLLPATRRTRSQ; encoded by the exons ATGCTGCCCGCCGCCCTCCGCCGCTGGCTGCGCCGACCCAAG CGCTCCGACCCTCACCTGCTTTCCCAGTTCTTCTTTGCTGATGAGAGGGTGACACAGGTGGTGGCTGAAATCAACAGGCTAGATGCAGAGCTGGACCCACAGCAGTACCTGGTGCTCCTCAACCAGCTCCATCTCAGCCAG GCTCACTTGCTGGCTGTCCTGGAGCAGATCATGGAGGAGTGCATTCCCACGCAGCGGCACAGTCGTGACTACCTAGTCAAGTTCCCCGAGGAGCTCTTGGTGGGCAACTTGGGGAACCACATGCTCTTTGCTGCTGAG TGTCTCCTGGCTGGGACCTTcctggaggtggaggaggcagaTGGGGCACAGCTGCGGCCCCAGGCCAGGAagctgctgtccagcctggagttGGTGCGGACAGTGCTTCgggagcagagcctgaaccAGCCTAGTTCCTACCCAGAGCCTGTCCAGGCTGTGCTTGTCCAGTTCGACCGTCTCTTCGCAGAGTTTGAGCTGAG CTATGTATCCTCAATGGTGGTGGTTAAGTCACCTGAAGAGATCTACAGGCAGCAGGAGATCATTGTGCTCTTCTGTGAGACAGTTGGGAG AGCCCTGCGCCTGGGCTACCTGACTCAGGAGATGATTGATGGCTATGAACCACTGCTGATGTTCACCATCCCTCGCCTGGCCATTATCAG CGGTCTCCTTATCTACCCTGAGGGTCCCCTCAGCTTGGAGCGGAGCCCTGACCAGATGTCCCGGGTCTTCAGCCCCTTCTACAACCTCCTGAAGAAGATCAG ggacctgctgcaggtgctgtCTGCAAAGGAGCTctacctgctggagaggagcctgtgCACAGCTGAAATGGACCCCTGTGATCTGGCCACCCCTCCGGCTTGGGGGGCAGATGTGGCCAGAGAGGaaccctctgctccctggggtcTCCTGAAGGTCACACATGCCaccccagcacttcccagcgGAACCCCTGGTGTGGGGGATGATGCAGGCACCACTTGGCAGTGGAG CCCCCAGCCctttgggagcagcctggggctagATGCCACCCCAGGTGCCCGCTGCTTGGAGCTGCGCTCCCGCTACAGCAGCACCAAGGATATGCTGCACACCCTTTTTGTCTGCATCTCAG GGGTGGCCGATCAGCTCCAGACCAACTTTGCCAGTGACCTGCGGAGCATCTTGAAAACAgttttcaagatcatcgcctcACAGACAGAGCCCTCAGAGGAGCCAAATGCCAGCC GTGCCCACCATCTGCCTGAGTGGGTGCCAGACAGCACATGCAGCCAGTGCTCTGCATGCCGCTCACCCTTTACCCTGCTCCGTCGCCGGCACCACTGCCGGAGCTGCGGGAAG ATCTTCTGTGCCCGCTGCTCGCCTCATGCTGTGGCGCTGCCGCACTATGGCCAGCTGAAGCCTGTGCGTGTCTGCACACACTGCTACGCCGCACATCTCTTGCCTGCAACCCGGCGCACCCGGAGCCAGTGA
- the MXD3 gene encoding max dimerization protein 3, protein MEPAVSSIQVLLQAAEFLERRERGADLSRCPPGLAEAEHGYASLCPARSRRTLGSVRSVHNALEKHRRAQLRCCLERLKQQVPVGAGPARSTTLNLLHRARLHIQRLEEQDMRARRAKDRLHNRQRSLRQRLEQLLSPAGAGERTRADSLDSSQLSEPSEGEDDEIEVTGAVFGGDLLSSFGTGRDHSYSSPRGLAS, encoded by the exons aTGGAGCCGGCGGTCAGCAGCATCCAGGTGCTGCTACAGGCGGCCGAGTTTCTGGAGCGGAGGGAGCGTGGGGCGGACTTATCCCGGTGCCCGCCGGGCCTAGCCGAGGCCGAGCACGGCTACGCCTCGCTCTGCCCCGCGCGGTCCCGCCGAACCTTGGGCAGCGTCCG GTCGGTGCACAACGCGCTGGAGAAGCACAG GAGAGCTCAGCTCCGGTGCTGCCTGGAACGACTGAAGCAGCAGGTGCCAGTGGGTGCGGGGCCGGCTCGTTCCACTACCCTGAACCTCCTACACCGCGCCCGGCTTCACATCCAG AGGCTGGAGGAACAGGATATGAGGGCACGGAGGGCTAAGGACCGGCTGCATAACCGGCAACGGAGCCTGCGGCAGCGACTGGAACAACTTCTCTCGCCTGCCGGTGCTGGGGAACGGACCCGGGCTGACAGTTTAGACTCGTCCCAGCTCTCGGAGCCCTCTGAGGGAG AGGATGACGAGATAGAGGTGACTGGTGCAGTATTCGGTGGGGACCTGCTGTCCAGTTTCGGCACTGGGAGGGACCACAGCTACTCCAGTCCCCGCGGCCTCGCATCCTGA
- the PRELID1 gene encoding PRELI domain-containing protein 1, mitochondrial, with protein sequence MGKYCASLGVLKGPWDQVFAAFWQRYPNPYSKHVLTEDIVHREVTADHKLLSRRLLTKTNRMPRWAERFFPANVAHSVYILEDSIVDPKNRTMTTFTWNINHARLMVVEERCVYQVNPENSNWTEVKREAWVSSSLFGVSRAVQEFGLARFKSNVTKSTKGFEYVLARMQGEAPSKTLVETAKEATEKAKETALAATEKAKDLASKAATKKKQYV encoded by the exons ATGGGGAAGTACTGTGCCAGCCTGGGCGTCCTCAAGGGGCCCTGGGACCAGGTCTTCGCCGCCTTCTGGCAGCGCTACCCTAACCCCTACAG CAAACATGTCCTGACCGAAGACATCGTTCACCGGGAGGTGACGGCGGACCACAAGCTGCTCTCCCGGAGGCTCCTGACCAAGACCAACCGGATGCCCCGCTGGGCAGAGCGCTTCTTCCCGGCCAACGTCGCCCACTCCGTCTACATCCTGGAGGACTCTATTGTGGACCCCAAGAACCGAACCATGACCACATTCACCTGGAACATCAACCATGCACGTCTTATG gtggtggaggagcGCTGTGTATACCAAGTGAACCCAGAGAACAGCAACTGGACCGAGGTTAAGCGGGAAGCctgggtctcttccagcctgtttgGTGTCTCACGGGCTGTCCAG GAATTTGGTCTGGCCAGGTTCAAAAGCAATGTGACCAAGAGCACCAAGGGATTTGAATATGTGCTAGCGAGAATGCAAG GAGAAGCTCCGTCCAAAACGCTGGTGGAGACAGCCAAGGAAGCAACTGAGAAAGCCAAGgagacagctctggctgctACAGAGAAAGCCAAGGACTTGGCAAGCAAGGCAGCCACCAAGAAGAAGCAGTACGTGTGA
- the RAB24 gene encoding ras-related protein Rab-24, whose translation MSGRRVDAKVVLLGQEGVGKSSLVERCAHRRFRPGPYQNTIGAAFVAKVMTVGEQTVTLGIWDTAGSERYEAMSRIYYRGARAAIVCYDLTDSSSFQRAKFWVNELQNCEEGCRIYLCGTKSDLLEEDRRKRGMDFHDVQDYADEIKAAHFETSSKTGQSVDELFQKVAEDYVHFTAFQVMTEEKSVDLGQRSSTYFYSCCHH comes from the exons ATGAGCGGCCGGCGGGTGGACGCcaaggtggtgctgctggggcaggagggcgTAGGCAAGAGCAGCCTGGTGGAGCGCTGCGCCCACCGCCGCTTCCGACCCGGGCCCTACCAGAAC aCAATCGGTGCTGCTTTTGTGGCTAAGGTGATGACTGTAGGGGAACAGACAGTGACCCTAGGCATCTGG gacactgctggctccgAACGCTATGAGGCCATGAGCCGCATCTACTACCGTGGTGCACGGGCTGCTATCGTCTGTTACG ATCTCACCGACAGCAGCAGTTTCCAGCGAGCCAAGTTCTGGGTTAATGAGCTGCAGAACTGCGAGGAG ggctgccggATCTACTTGTGTGGCACCAagagtgatctgctggaggaggacagGAGGAAGCGGGGTATGGACTTCCATGATGTGCAGGACTATGCTGACG AGATCAAAGCAGCACATTTTGAGACCTCCAGTAAGACAGGCCAGAGTGTAG ATGAGCTGTTCCAGAAGGTGGCTGAGGACTATGTCCACTTCACGGCTTTCCAGGTGATGACAG AGGAGAAGAGTGTTGACCTGGGCCAGAGGAGCAGTACCTACTTctacagctgctgccaccactga